The following proteins come from a genomic window of Gossypium raimondii isolate GPD5lz chromosome 5, ASM2569854v1, whole genome shotgun sequence:
- the LOC105768772 gene encoding uncharacterized protein LOC105768772, with the protein MVLIEPHYADEQQEQKATNATLTPSETTPASAASSNVNGEDAASDGFETASERDVDDDEEEHHVNNQQPSEQKASDSYQDALNDEQLKEKALAQANDAKMEGNKLFGNGQFEEALLQYEIALQITAEMPTAVELRSVCHSNRAACFLKQGKYEDTIKECTKALDLNPSYIKALVRRGEAHEKLQNFEEAIADMKKILEFDPSNNQAVKTIRRLEPLAAEKREKLKEEMMAKLKELGNSVLGKFGMSVDNFKAVKDPNTGSYSISFQR; encoded by the exons ATGGTGCTGATTGAACCCCACTACGCTGATGAACAACAAGAACAAAAAGCTACGAATGCCACGCTAACACCATCTGAAACGACACCCGCTTCCGCCGCCTCATCAAATGTGAACGGAGAAGACGCCGCCTCCGATGGATTCGAAACAGCGAGCGAGCGTGACGTCGATGACGACGAAGAGGAACACCACGTCAATAATCAACAGCCATCTGAACAGAAAGCTTCCGATTCTTATCAAGATGCCTTAAACGACGAGCAATTGAAAGAG AAAGCTTTGGCACAAGCAAATGATgcgaaaatggaaggaaataAATTGTTTGGAAACGGACAATTCGAGGAGGCATTGTTACAGTATGAGATTGCTTTGCAAATTACAGCGGAGATGCCTACTGCCGTTGAACTTCGTTCCGTTTGTCATTCGAATCGAGCTGCTTGCTTTCTGAAACag GGGAAATATGAGGATACCATCAAGGAATGTACGAAAGCATTGGATCTTAATCCTTCTTATATAAAAGCTCTTGTTAGACGAGGAGAAGCTCAtgaaaagcttcaaaattttgaagaagcTATTGCTG ATATGAAGAAGATATTGGAATTTGATCCTTCTAACAACCAAGCTGTAAAGACCATACGGCGCCTTGAACCACTAGCTGCTGAAAAACGAGAAAAGTTGAAAGAGGAGATGATGG CAAAACTAAAAGAATTGGGCAACTCTGTTCTGGGTAAATTCGGGATGAGCGTGGACAACTTCAAAGCTGTCAAAGATCCAAACACCGGATCCTATTCTATATCATTCCAACGTTGA
- the LOC105768769 gene encoding probable LRR receptor-like serine/threonine-protein kinase At2g23950 isoform X1, whose amino-acid sequence MGPFFLFLFLFSFFLVSATVSLSYEPRNHEVVALISIKRELDDPHGVLNNWDEDSVDPCSWAMITCSPENLVFALSVSFFVCFQMYAWFQNIVHLSCCNNVFFFRGAPSQSLSGTLSRTIGNLTNLHQVLLQNNNISGEIPTELGTLLKLQTLDLSNNRFSGPIPVSFGLLNSLQYLRLNNNSLSGPFPASLAKTPQLAFLDLSFNNLTGPVPQFPTKTFSIVGNPLICRSSSTEVCSGSANAAPLSFSLGSSNGEHRSKKLAIALGISLSFAFLILLAFALLWHRKKCKRLTVLSIIDNKEEGLTSLGNLRNFTFRELQLATNNFSSKNLLGSGGFGNVYKGKLVEGTLVAVKRLKDLTGSFGELQFRTELEMISLAVHRNLLRLIGYCATSNERLLVYPYMSNGSVASRLRGKLALDWNTRKRIAIGAARALLYLHEQCDPKIIHRDVKAANILLDDYCEAVVGDFGLAKLLDHTDSHVTTAVRGTVGHIAPEYLSTGQSSEKTDVFGFGILLIELITGMRALEFGKTVGQKGAMLEWVKKIQQEKKVEVLVDRELGSNYDRIDVGEMLQVALLCTQILPVHRPKMSEVVRMLEGDGLAEKWAASLNHSDPTMNLVPSNLSNKSISHPTIGSKHDGKSHDQSSSVFRTGMDEDDDDEYSLDYYAMELSGPR is encoded by the exons ATGGGTCCTTTTTTTCTGTTCTTGTTCTTGTTCTCGTTCTTTCTTGTTTCTGCGACAGTTTCCTTGTCGTATGAGCCTCGTAACCATGAAg TGGTAGCATTGATAAGTATAAAGAGAGAATTGGATGATCCACATGGAGTATTGAACAACTGGGATGAAGACTCTGTTGATCCTTGTAGCTGGGCTATGATCACTTGCTCTCCTGAAAACCTTGTTTTTGCCCTgtctgtttctttttttgtgtgttttcaAATGTATGCTTGGTTCCAAAACATTGTACATTTAAGCTGCtgtaataatgttttttttttcagggGAGCTCCAAGTCAATCTTTATCAGGAACTTTATCCAGGACGATAGGAAACCTCACCAATCTTCATCAAGT GTTATTgcaaaacaataacatatctGGTGAAATCCCAACCGAGCTAGGGACACTTCTAAAACTGCAGACATTGGATCTCTCTAACAATCGATTTTCCGGTCCAATTCCAGTATCATTTGGACTGTTAAATAGTTTGCAATACCT GAGGCTGAACAACAATAGTTTGTCTGGGCCTTTTCCAGCATCTTTGGCAAAAACCCCTCAACTTGCTTTCTT GGACTTGTCTTTTAACAATCTCACTGGACCTGTACCCCAGTTCCCTACTAAAACTTTCAG TATTGTGGGAAACCCATTGATTTGTAGAAGCAGCTCCACTGAAGTTTGCTCTGGATCAGCCAATGCTGCACCCCTGTCATTTTCCCTTggctcatcaaatg GGGAACACAGATCCAAGAAGCTAGCAATAGCACTAGGGATCAGCCTCAGCTTTGCGTTTCTCATACTCCTAGCATTTGCACTACTTTGGCACAGAAAGAAGTGTAAAAGGCTGACAGTTCTAAGCATTATTG ACAACAAAGAAGAGGGCCTTACAAGCCTAGGTAACCTTAGGAACTTCACTTTCCGAGAACTCCAGCTTGCTACAAACAACTTCAGTTCCAAGAACTTACTAGGCTCTGGAGGTTTTGGCAATGTCTACAAGGGAAAGTTAGTAGAAGGTACGCTTGTGGCGGTGAAACGGCTAAAAGACTTGACAGGAAGTTTCGGAGAGTTGCAATTCAGGACCGAGTTGGAGATGATCAGCTTGGCTGTTCACCGTAATCTGCTTCGTTTGATTGGTTATTGTGCTACTTCTAACGAAAGACTCCTTGTCTACCCTTACATGTCTAATGGCAGTGTTGCATCCAGGCTTAGAG GAAAACTAGCGCTAGACTGGAATACGAGGAAGAGGATTGCGATTGGTGCGGCGAGGGCGCTTTTGTATCTACATGAACAATGTGATCCAAAGATAATCCATAGAGATGTTAAGGCAGCTAACATTCTTTTAGATGATTACTGCGAAGCTGTTGTTGGTGACTTCGGCCTTGCAAAGCTCCTTGATCATACTGATTCCCACGTGACCACTGCTGTCCGTGGTACTGTTGGGCATATTGCACCGGAATACCTCTCGACTGGTCAGTCTTCGGAGAAAACCGATGTGTTTGGATTCGGAATTCTCTTGATAGAACTCATTACTGGAATGAGAGCTCTGGAGTTTGGAAAAACTGTTGGTCAAAAAGGAGCAATGCTTGAGTGG GTGAAGAAAATTcaacaagaaaagaaagtggAAGTACTAGTGGACAGAGAACTAGGTAGCAACTATGACAGGATTGACGTAGGAGAGATGCTCCAAGTGGCTTTGTTATGCACTCAAATCCTTCCGGTCCACCGTCCGAAAATGTCTGAAGTTGTTCGGATGCTCGAAGGTGATGGACTTGCTGAAAAATGGGCTGCATCACTTAACCATAGTGATCCCACCATGAACCTCGTCCCTAGCAACTTGAGTAACAAAAGTATCTCACACCCTACCATTGGATCGAAACATGATGGCAAAAGTCACGATCAATCGAGCAGCGTGTTCAGAACAGGAATGGACGAGGACGATGATGATGAATATTCTTTGGATTACTATGCCATGGAGCTATCTGGACCAAgataa
- the LOC105768769 gene encoding probable LRR receptor-like serine/threonine-protein kinase At4g30520 isoform X2: MGPFFLFLFLFSFFLVSATVSLSYEPRNHEVVALISIKRELDDPHGVLNNWDEDSVDPCSWAMITCSPENLVFALGAPSQSLSGTLSRTIGNLTNLHQVLLQNNNISGEIPTELGTLLKLQTLDLSNNRFSGPIPVSFGLLNSLQYLRLNNNSLSGPFPASLAKTPQLAFLDLSFNNLTGPVPQFPTKTFSIVGNPLICRSSSTEVCSGSANAAPLSFSLGSSNGEHRSKKLAIALGISLSFAFLILLAFALLWHRKKCKRLTVLSIIDNKEEGLTSLGNLRNFTFRELQLATNNFSSKNLLGSGGFGNVYKGKLVEGTLVAVKRLKDLTGSFGELQFRTELEMISLAVHRNLLRLIGYCATSNERLLVYPYMSNGSVASRLRGKLALDWNTRKRIAIGAARALLYLHEQCDPKIIHRDVKAANILLDDYCEAVVGDFGLAKLLDHTDSHVTTAVRGTVGHIAPEYLSTGQSSEKTDVFGFGILLIELITGMRALEFGKTVGQKGAMLEWVKKIQQEKKVEVLVDRELGSNYDRIDVGEMLQVALLCTQILPVHRPKMSEVVRMLEGDGLAEKWAASLNHSDPTMNLVPSNLSNKSISHPTIGSKHDGKSHDQSSSVFRTGMDEDDDDEYSLDYYAMELSGPR; the protein is encoded by the exons ATGGGTCCTTTTTTTCTGTTCTTGTTCTTGTTCTCGTTCTTTCTTGTTTCTGCGACAGTTTCCTTGTCGTATGAGCCTCGTAACCATGAAg TGGTAGCATTGATAAGTATAAAGAGAGAATTGGATGATCCACATGGAGTATTGAACAACTGGGATGAAGACTCTGTTGATCCTTGTAGCTGGGCTATGATCACTTGCTCTCCTGAAAACCTTGTTTTTGCCCT ggGAGCTCCAAGTCAATCTTTATCAGGAACTTTATCCAGGACGATAGGAAACCTCACCAATCTTCATCAAGT GTTATTgcaaaacaataacatatctGGTGAAATCCCAACCGAGCTAGGGACACTTCTAAAACTGCAGACATTGGATCTCTCTAACAATCGATTTTCCGGTCCAATTCCAGTATCATTTGGACTGTTAAATAGTTTGCAATACCT GAGGCTGAACAACAATAGTTTGTCTGGGCCTTTTCCAGCATCTTTGGCAAAAACCCCTCAACTTGCTTTCTT GGACTTGTCTTTTAACAATCTCACTGGACCTGTACCCCAGTTCCCTACTAAAACTTTCAG TATTGTGGGAAACCCATTGATTTGTAGAAGCAGCTCCACTGAAGTTTGCTCTGGATCAGCCAATGCTGCACCCCTGTCATTTTCCCTTggctcatcaaatg GGGAACACAGATCCAAGAAGCTAGCAATAGCACTAGGGATCAGCCTCAGCTTTGCGTTTCTCATACTCCTAGCATTTGCACTACTTTGGCACAGAAAGAAGTGTAAAAGGCTGACAGTTCTAAGCATTATTG ACAACAAAGAAGAGGGCCTTACAAGCCTAGGTAACCTTAGGAACTTCACTTTCCGAGAACTCCAGCTTGCTACAAACAACTTCAGTTCCAAGAACTTACTAGGCTCTGGAGGTTTTGGCAATGTCTACAAGGGAAAGTTAGTAGAAGGTACGCTTGTGGCGGTGAAACGGCTAAAAGACTTGACAGGAAGTTTCGGAGAGTTGCAATTCAGGACCGAGTTGGAGATGATCAGCTTGGCTGTTCACCGTAATCTGCTTCGTTTGATTGGTTATTGTGCTACTTCTAACGAAAGACTCCTTGTCTACCCTTACATGTCTAATGGCAGTGTTGCATCCAGGCTTAGAG GAAAACTAGCGCTAGACTGGAATACGAGGAAGAGGATTGCGATTGGTGCGGCGAGGGCGCTTTTGTATCTACATGAACAATGTGATCCAAAGATAATCCATAGAGATGTTAAGGCAGCTAACATTCTTTTAGATGATTACTGCGAAGCTGTTGTTGGTGACTTCGGCCTTGCAAAGCTCCTTGATCATACTGATTCCCACGTGACCACTGCTGTCCGTGGTACTGTTGGGCATATTGCACCGGAATACCTCTCGACTGGTCAGTCTTCGGAGAAAACCGATGTGTTTGGATTCGGAATTCTCTTGATAGAACTCATTACTGGAATGAGAGCTCTGGAGTTTGGAAAAACTGTTGGTCAAAAAGGAGCAATGCTTGAGTGG GTGAAGAAAATTcaacaagaaaagaaagtggAAGTACTAGTGGACAGAGAACTAGGTAGCAACTATGACAGGATTGACGTAGGAGAGATGCTCCAAGTGGCTTTGTTATGCACTCAAATCCTTCCGGTCCACCGTCCGAAAATGTCTGAAGTTGTTCGGATGCTCGAAGGTGATGGACTTGCTGAAAAATGGGCTGCATCACTTAACCATAGTGATCCCACCATGAACCTCGTCCCTAGCAACTTGAGTAACAAAAGTATCTCACACCCTACCATTGGATCGAAACATGATGGCAAAAGTCACGATCAATCGAGCAGCGTGTTCAGAACAGGAATGGACGAGGACGATGATGATGAATATTCTTTGGATTACTATGCCATGGAGCTATCTGGACCAAgataa
- the LOC105768771 gene encoding uncharacterized protein LOC105768771 produces MASFRRLLPLCSSLRQGTRFSFSGVYERFGANVCGYSKFTSSVHTVSKFEEKIKRAEADASEDNDDIDNIRREFDAAKRSFLEIPEALKAMPKTNPEGIYVNRGLRLDLIQVYGFDYDFTLAHYSANLQSLIYDLAKEHMVKEFKYPEVCMSFKYDPSFPIRGLYYDREHGCLLKLDFFGSIEEEGCFYGRHQLSEEEIVEIYGTRHIGRDQARRLVGLMDFFCFSEACLIADMVQYFVDAKLEFDACYIYEDVNNAIQHVHQSGLMHRGILSDPHRYLVKNGQLLRFLRMLKEKGKKLFLLTNSPYYFVDGGMQFMLEDSTGNSGSWKELFDVVIAKANKPGFYTSEHPFRCYDTEKDTLAFTKVDTFLKNKIYYHGSLKSFLQITKWKGPEVIYFGDHLFSDLRGPSKAGWRTAAIIHELEDEIRIQNEDRYRFEQAKFHILQELLGRLHAVIPSSKRSEAYKLLMGELNEERQKARSMMKRMFNTSFGATFLTDKGQESAFAYHIHQYADVYTSKPENFLFFSPETWLHAPCDIKIMPHHVKIPSSLFKTSRCSSMP; encoded by the exons ATGGCTTCCTTTCGCAGGCTCCTTCCTCTTTGCTCTTCCCTAAGA CAGGGAACgaggttttctttttctggAGTATATGAAA gatttGGAGCAAATGTATGTGGCTACAGCAAGTTTACATCCTCCGTGCATACGGTATCCAAGTTTGAGGAAAAAATAAAGCGTGCAGAAGCAGACGCTTCGGAGGATAATGATGACATTGACAATATTCGGAGGGAGTTCGATGCTGCCAAACGGAGTTTCCTTGAGATTCCAGAAGCACTCAAGGCAATGCCGAAGACAAATCCTGAAG GTATATATGTGAATAGGGGTCTCAGATTGGATCTTATTCAAGTATATGGATTtgattatgattttactttGGCACATTACTCTGCTAACTTGCAAAGTTTGATATATGATCTCGCAAAGGAGCACATGGTGAAGGAG TTTAAGTATCCGGAGGTTTGTATGAGTTTTAAATATGATCCATCCTTTCCCATTAGAGGATTGTACTATGATAGGGAGCATGGCTGTCTATTGAAGTTGGATTTTTTTGGTTCCATAGAGGAAGAGGGATGCTTCTATGGTCGTCACCAG CTTAGTGAGGAGGAAATAGTAGAGATATATGGCACAAGACATATTGGCCGTGACCAGGCACGCCGTCTGGTGGGCTTGATGGACTTTTTCTGCTTCAGTGAG gCATGTCTCATTGCTGATATGGTGCAATATTTCGTTGATGCTAAACTAGAATTTGATGCCTGCTATATATATGAAGATGTTAATAATGCAATTCAGCATGTTCATCAAAGTGGTTTGATGCATAGAGGAATTCTATCTGATCCTCATCGATATCTTGTAAAAAAT GGCCAGCTTTTACGGTTTCTTAGGATGTTAAAGGAGAAGGGGAAGAAACTTTTCTTGCTGACAAATTCACCGTATTACTTTGTGGATGGAGGGATGCAGTTTATGTTGGAG GATTCAACGGGCAACAGCGGTTCATGGAAGGagctttttgatgttgtaattGCAAAAGCCAATAAGCCGGGTTTCTACACTTCCGAGCATCCTTTCCG CTGCTATGACACAGAGAAGGATACTCTAGCTTTTACGAAAGTGGATACattccttaaaaataaaatatattaccaTGGATCCCTGAAATCTTTTCTCCAAATAACTAAATGGAAGGGCCCAGAG GTGATATACTTTGGTGATCACCTATTTAGTGACTTGAGGGGCCCTTCAAAGGCTGGTTGGCGGACTGCTGCTATCATCCATGAATTAGAA GATGAAATACGCATACAGAACGAAGATCGTTATCGATTTGAACAG gcaaaatttcatatactaCAGGAACTGCTTGGGAGATTACATGCAGTTATACCCAGTAGTAAGAGAAGTGAGGCATACAAGTTGCTTATGGGTGAACTAAATGAAGAGAGGCAGAAAGCACGCAGTATGATGAAGAGAATGTTCAATACATCTTTTGGGGCCACCTTCCTCACTGACAAAGGTCAAGAATCTGCTTTTGCTTATCACATCCATCAATATGCTGATGTGTACACTAGTAAACCAGAAAACTTTTTGTTCTTCTCACCTGAGACGTGGCTTCATGCACCCTGTGATATCAAGATCATGCCTCATCATGTGAAG ATTCCATCTAGTTTGTTCAAAACCAGTAGATGTTCCTCAATGCCATAA
- the LOC105769689 gene encoding tetraspanin-8: MAFRLSNNLVGILNLITFLLSIPILGAGIWLRREGVTECEQFLDTPVIIIGVFLMLVSLAGLIGACCRVTWLLWLYLVVMFLLIVLGIVFTIFAFVVTNKGAGQVLSGKGYKEYRLGDYSNWLQKRVTDNKNWNKIKSCLADSKVCTDFHDKYLNASLPEFYQAHLSAVQSGCCKPSNDCQFNYVGPTNWTRGSGVSNNPDCNLWDNDPKTLCFNCEACKAGFIDNLKSSWKKVAVVNIVFLIFLIVVYSVGCCAFRNSRRDNDYHQGWKP, translated from the exons ATGGCGTTTCGTTTGAGCAACAACCTAGTCGGAATCCTCAACCTGATTACCTTCCTCCTCTCGATCCCCATCCTTGGCGCCGGTATCTGGCTGAGGCGAGAAGGCGTAACAGAATGCGAACAGTTCTTGGACACGCCCGTTATCATAATCGGAGTCTTCCTCATGTTGGTCTCACTCGCGGGACTAATTGGCGCGTGCTGTCGTGTGACTTGGCTACTCTGGCTCTACCTGGTCGTCATGTTCCTCCTCATCGTCCTCGGCATAGTCTTCACCATCTTCGCTTTCGTAGTGACGAACAAAGGTGCGGGACAAGTATTATCCGGGAAAGGTTATAAAGAATACCGACTTGGAGATTACTCAAACTGGTTGCAGAAAAGAGTTACTGATAACAAGAATTGGAATAAGATTAAAAGCTGTTTGGCTGATAGTAAAGTTTGTACCGATTTCCATGATAAATATCTCAATGCTTCTCTCCCAGAGTTTTACCAGGCTCACTTATCTGCCGTTCAG TCGGGTTGCTGTAAACCATCAAACGATTGCCAGTTCAATTACGTTGGGCCAACTAACTGGACAAGGGGGAGTGGCGTGTCGAACAATCCTGATTGTAACCTGTGGGATAATGACCCAAAGACTCTATGCTTTAACTGCGAGGCGTGTAAAGCTGGGTTTATAGACAACCTCAAGAGTTCATGGAAGAAAGTGGCGGTTGTCAACATTGTATTCCTCATCTTCCTCATTGTTGTCTACTCTGTTGGCTGTTGTGCTTTCAGAAACAGTAGGAGAGACAATGATTATCATCAAGGCTGGAAGCCTTGA